ATATAATCGTATTCGTTATGATATCCATGGGAATAGCCCTTCGTCACTCCTCAATACCCAAACAGTATTTGTCTGTGTTATACATTGGTATTGGGCTAGCGTTAATCCTTTCAAGCATTCGCTATTTTAGAGTTCTCTTTCTTGAAATGCAAAAGAAAGAGAATGAATTATAGAACTGAAGGTAGAGCTTGTTTATTCCTATATGTGAATAGTTTACTACTTCCTAATTCATCATAGGAGTATAGTTCTCGAGCAAATGAAGGTGCTTTAACCCCATCATAGAAAAATTGATTTCCAACAAACACCCTTGCTTCATCCCATAAATTTTTCTGAACAAAACTATTTATAATAACAGCCCCTCCCTCAATCATTACTGAGTATATATTTCTATCATACAACTCTTTTAACAGTTGCATCTCCATACCCTTGGCAAAATCAATGGTAATTATTTCAAGGTTTGGAATGGCTGCAAATTGAGTTTTTCTAACAGATGCAGCAGCATTATTACCAATAAAAAGTAAAGTGGGAATTGAGCCATCGAATACATTCGCTTCAATAGGTAAGCGAAGTTTACGATCAATTATTACACGTGTTGGTGTGCGTCCACTCCAATCGCGAACATTTAACTTTGGATTATCCTTTTCAACAGTTTTAGTTCCAATTAGAATAGCTTGTTCCTCACTTCTCCAACGATGAACAATTGAACGAGATAGTTCATTGGTTATCCAAATTGGTGCAATTGGATCGGTGGAATTCCTTACAGCATCAATAAAACCATCGATAGTTTGAGCCCATTTTAGTATAATATAGGGACGTTTTTTAGTATGATATGTAAAAAACCTACGATTTAAATCTATGGCTTCATCTTCCAAAATGCCAACAACTACATCACATCCTGCTTTTCGGAGAATTTCAATTCCTCTCCCTGAAACTTTTGGATTCAAATCCATAGCTGCTATAACAATACGAGGAATCTGCATGGCAAGTATTGTGTCGGTACACGGAGGTGTTTTCCCAAAATGTGAGCACGGTTCTAGTGATAAATATAGCGTCGATTTGCTTAGCAAGGATTTATCCCTAACTGAATTAATTGCATTAATTTCTGCATGTGAATCGCCATGTTTGATATGATAACCTTCACCAATGATTATATTATTATGGACTATCACTGCACCAACCATTGGGTTGGGTGCAACATTTCCTTGACCATTAAGTGCAAGTTCAAGGCAGCGTGCCATATACATCCTATCAATGTTCTGGGTATCCATATTTTATTCGTATTTTTGTAATAGTAAATTATCTAAATGAAAGATGAAAAAATACTCAGCATTAAGTCTTTTCCACGAAATAGCCTTTTTGCTTAAGAATGAATTCCCATCTCAGGAAATTCAATCACTTCAAAAAATTATCTTCGAAAAAAAGTTGGGTTTACCCCTTCACAAAATTTATCTAAATCCTTCTGCTATAATAAACCTTCAAGATGCTGAGATAATTATTGACATCGTTTCACAGCTAAAATTACAAAAGCCTATCCAATATATACTCGGCGAAGCCGATTTTTTTGGATTAATCTTTACCGTAACACCTGATGTGCTAATTCCTCGCCAAGAAACAGAGGAGTTAGTTGACTGGATTATTAAATCTACTGGACAAAATTCCAACTCGATTCTTGATATAGGTACTGGAAGCGGGTGTATTGCAATTAGCCTTGCAGCAAATCTTAAAAAATCTCAGGTTACTGCAATAGATATTTCACTATCGGCGCTAGACGTAGCAAAAAAAAATGCGAGTAAGAATAGCGTACTTGTTGATTTTCATACTATAGATATTCTTGATTTTAATAATTCTATTCCAAATACTCCATTCGATATAATAGTAAGCAATCCTCCATACGTCCGTGAATCAGAAAAAGCGATTATGAAAACTAATGTACTTGATCATGAACCTAGTGCTGCATTGTTTGTTGACGATAATAATCCACTTGTCTTTTATAGCACTATTGCAAAAAGAGTGAATGAATTACTTAAACCCGGAGGGGTGATCTATTGCGAAATAAATGAGGCTTTTGGTAAAGAATTATTTCAACTATTCAGCCAAAATGGGTTTAAAAAAGTTGAGATTCGAAAAGATTTGAATGGAAAGGATCGTATGCTAAAAGCAAGCACGAAATGATACAGAGTAAAGCATTAACATTCGAGAAGGCCACCCAAAGAGCACAGTTTCTATGCGCTCGACAGGAAAGATGTTCATACGATATTATGGTTAAATTGCGACAATGGCAGATTCAACCCCATGATATTGAAAAAATCATTGCAAATCTTTCCGAAAATAATTTCATTAACGATAAGCGTTATGCCAGTATGTTTGCTTGCGATAAAAGCAAGTTCAATAAATGGGGTCCAATAAAGATTGCTCAAGCGTTAAGGGCAAAACGTATTTCAGAAATTGTTATTAAAGAATCACTAGCAGGTTTAGAATCGAAGGAGGATGAGAATACATTAATCGATATTTTAAATAAGAAAGCTAGTAGCATTAAATCAAAATCACCCTCGGATTTAAAAGCAAAACTAATACGATTCGGGGTTTCAAGAGGGTTTGAATATGGACGAATTATTGAGATTATAAATAAGCATTATTAATAAATCTTGTTTTGCAAGAAAACCTAAGTCCTAACTAAAATACTGTTATCAAAACAAAACTTGATATGAAAAACGAAAAATTGATATTAGTTGCTGATGACTCACGTACTTCAAGACTTTTTATTTGTTCTTTTTTGGAAAGTGCTGGTTACAAAACCATTCAAGTAGAAAATGGGCTTGAGGCTATTGAAAAATCAATAGAACAAAAACCAATCTGTATTTTCCTTGATCTTCTGATGCCAGGAATGGATGGGTTTGAGGTGCTTAAGAAGTTAAAAGAGCTAAAATCTGATATTCCTATCATTGTTCTTTCTGCGGATATTCAAGAAGTGGTTAAGAACGAATGTTATGAATATGGTGCAAAAGCTTTTTTAAGTAAACCATTTAAGAAAGAAGACCTTATTGACACTCTTTTAAGGGTTGTAAAATAGGCTTATATGAAACTATCAGAAGATCAGGTTGATTATCTCAAAGAGATAATAAATATAGGTATTGGAAGAAGTGCTAACGCCCTAAATAAAATAGTAAAGAACAGGGTGACGCTTAAAGTTCCTATTCTACAAATAATAACTTTTCAAGAATTTAATAGTAGGCTTGAAAGTTCAACTGGTAATCTTCTTTCAATTGTTTCGATGGATTTTAAAGGAGATCTTTCTGGCAAAGTAGAATTAGTATTTCCATCTCCAAGTGCTGTGAAAATAGTAGATATTCTTACCGATAAGGCATACAATGATCTAGAAATGGATCAGCTTCGCTCTAGTACATTGAATGAGGTAGGTAATATTGTTTTAAATTCCTTGATCGGCACTCTTGGAAATCTTTTAAAAACCAGATTTAGATTCTCAATTCCTAGGTTTAAAGAGTGCGCTATAAA
This window of the Bacteroidales bacterium genome carries:
- the prmC gene encoding peptide chain release factor N(5)-glutamine methyltransferase, which gives rise to MKKYSALSLFHEIAFLLKNEFPSQEIQSLQKIIFEKKLGLPLHKIYLNPSAIINLQDAEIIIDIVSQLKLQKPIQYILGEADFFGLIFTVTPDVLIPRQETEELVDWIIKSTGQNSNSILDIGTGSGCIAISLAANLKKSQVTAIDISLSALDVAKKNASKNSVLVDFHTIDILDFNNSIPNTPFDIIVSNPPYVRESEKAIMKTNVLDHEPSAALFVDDNNPLVFYSTIAKRVNELLKPGGVIYCEINEAFGKELFQLFSQNGFKKVEIRKDLNGKDRMLKASTK
- a CDS encoding RecX family transcriptional regulator yields the protein MIQSKALTFEKATQRAQFLCARQERCSYDIMVKLRQWQIQPHDIEKIIANLSENNFINDKRYASMFACDKSKFNKWGPIKIAQALRAKRISEIVIKESLAGLESKEDENTLIDILNKKASSIKSKSPSDLKAKLIRFGVSRGFEYGRIIEIINKHY
- the ribD gene encoding bifunctional diaminohydroxyphosphoribosylaminopyrimidine deaminase/5-amino-6-(5-phosphoribosylamino)uracil reductase RibD; amino-acid sequence: MDTQNIDRMYMARCLELALNGQGNVAPNPMVGAVIVHNNIIIGEGYHIKHGDSHAEINAINSVRDKSLLSKSTLYLSLEPCSHFGKTPPCTDTILAMQIPRIVIAAMDLNPKVSGRGIEILRKAGCDVVVGILEDEAIDLNRRFFTYHTKKRPYIILKWAQTIDGFIDAVRNSTDPIAPIWITNELSRSIVHRWRSEEQAILIGTKTVEKDNPKLNVRDWSGRTPTRVIIDRKLRLPIEANVFDGSIPTLLFIGNNAAASVRKTQFAAIPNLEIITIDFAKGMEMQLLKELYDRNIYSVMIEGGAVIINSFVQKNLWDEARVFVGNQFFYDGVKAPSFARELYSYDELGSSKLFTYRNKQALPSVL
- a CDS encoding response regulator, which codes for MKNEKLILVADDSRTSRLFICSFLESAGYKTIQVENGLEAIEKSIEQKPICIFLDLLMPGMDGFEVLKKLKELKSDIPIIVLSADIQEVVKNECYEYGAKAFLSKPFKKEDLIDTLLRVVK